One Setaria italica strain Yugu1 chromosome II, Setaria_italica_v2.0, whole genome shotgun sequence DNA segment encodes these proteins:
- the LOC101759263 gene encoding probable LRR receptor-like serine/threonine-protein kinase At1g74360 has translation MSPLLLGFLGLLLVAGEVVVIAGAQGGAGSAGDDREVLVELKRFLQENNRVNRGAYDTWSESDASPCGWQGVGCDAAGRVASLDLSRASISGPAFGNFSRLPALASLDLSDNTISGAGDIGQCRGLVHLNISHNLIYGSLDISGLTMLQTLDVSGNRLVGGIAANFTAICADLAVFNVSTNRLTGNITGMFDGCARLEYVDLSSNNFTGELWPGITRFRQFNAAENNLTGSVPPATFPVGCKLESLDLSANKLTGSFPDSIAKCGNLTYLSLWGNGFNGVIPAGLGNLTVIETIILGKNSFDRRIPPELTNCTKLQFLDISKNMFGGNVQDTFGRFASLRYLVLHHNNYTGGIVTSGVLRLPLLARLDLSFNEFSGELPPELADMKSLKYLMLAYNQFSGSIPPAYGRLAELQALDLSYNQLSSGIPETVGNLTSLLWLMLAGNRLSGQIPPEIGKCTSLLWLNLADNELTGKIPPEMAAIGTNPGPTFAKNRKDTAVLAGSGECQAMKRWIPASYPPFSFVYSIMTRENCRSIWDRILKGYGIVPICTNSSSPVRSNTISGYVQLSGNRLSGEIPPEIGAMRNLSLLHLDNNRLTGRLPTEISRLPLVVLNVSRNIISGAIPSEIGRIRCLEMMDLSYNNFSGELPGSLSQLTELNRFNVSYNPLLYGNVPTTGQFGTFDEQSFLGDPLISFPRGAGKQPPPEAADAPAVRGRGMSPKTIAVWFLFSLLVAFVAGALVFFMANLRARFPVDQEPDPESFSCENPKCGSGKCSLQLSTSSPPSGSSSSSSTGCSSAEGVKVFQLCKTAFTYRDIVSATSNFSDDLVIGRGGYGVVYRGVLPDGRTVAVKRLARPRDGDCEREFRAEMEVLADRMGSAWPHPNLVTLYGWCLSGSAKILVYEYLDGGNLEALIPDTAAFGWARRLDTAIGVARALVFLHHECRPAVVHRDVKASNVLLDRDGRAKVTDFGLARVVRPGDTHVSTVVAGTVGYVAPEYGQTWRATTKGDVYSYGVLLMELATGRRAVDGGEEECLVEWARRMDKEGWRSRKEAAAAGGTVSWELLTLGMRCTADAPPERPDMLEVLAALVDVAKAAGVRLEFT, from the exons ATGTCTCCCCTGCTCCTCGGATTCCTCGGCTTACTCCTCGTCGCAG GTGAGGTGGTGGTGATAGCCGGAGCGCAGGGCGGAGCCGGTAgcgccggcgacgacagggAGGTGCTCGTTGAGCTCAAGCGCTTCCTGCAGGAGAACAACAGGGTGAACCGCGGCGCCTACGACACGTGGTCAGAATCGGATGCGTCGCCGTGCGGGTGGCAAGGCGTGGGctgcgacgccgccggccgcgtcgcGTCGCTTGACCTGTCCCGCGCGAGCATCTCCGGCCCGGCGTTCGGCAACTTCTCGCGGCTGCCCGCGCTCGCCAGCCTCGACCTCTCCGACAACACCATCAGCGGCGCTGGCGACATCGGCCAATGCCGCGGCCTCGTGCACCTCAACATCTCCCACAACCTCATCTACGGCTCGCTGGACATCTCCGGCCTGACAATGCTGCAGACGCTCGACGTGTCGGGGAACCGCCTCGTGGGCGGCATCGCGGCGAACTTCACGGCGATCTGCGCCGACCTGGCCGTCTTCAACGTctccaccaatcggctcacCGGCAATATCACCGGCATGTTCGACGGCTGCGCCAGGCTCGAGTACGTCGACCTCAGCTCCAACAACTTCACCGGCGAGCTGTGGCCGGGCATCACGAGGTTCAGGCAGTTCAACGCCGCCGAGAATAATCTGACCGGGAGCGTCCCGCCGGCCACGTTCCCGGTCGGCTGCAAGCTCGAATCTTTGGACCTGTCAGCGAACAAGCTGACTGGAAGCTTCCCGGACTCCATAGCCAAGTGTGGGAACCTGACGTACTTGTCGCTGTGGGGGAATGGCTTCAACGGCGTCATACCGGCCGGATTGGGGAACCTCACCGTGATCGAGACAATAATTCTCGGGAAGAACAGCTTCGACCGTCGGATACCGCCGGAGCTGACCAACTGCACTAAGCTTCAGTTCTTGGACATAAGCAAAAACATGTTTGGAGGGAACGTGCAAGACACCTTTGGCAGGTTTGCGAGCTTGAGGTACCTTGTGCTACACCACAACAACTACACCGGCGGCATCGTCACCTCCGGCGTGCTCCGGCTACCGCTGCTAGCCAGGCTCGACCTCAGCTTCAACGAGTTCTCCGGCGAGCTCCCTCCAGAGTTGGCCGACATGAAGAGCCTCAAGTACCTGATGCTCGCCTACAACCAATTCTCCGGAAGCATACCGCCGGCGTACGGCCGGCTCGCCGAGCTCCAGGCACTGGACCTGTCTTACAATCAGCTATCCAGCGGGATACCGGAAACCGTGGGGAACCTGACGTCGCTTTTGTGGCTGATGCTCGCGGGGAACCGGCTCTCTGGACAGATTCCGCCGGAAATTGGCAAATGCACCAGCTTGCTCTGGCTGAACCTGGCCGACAACGAGTTGACCGGGAAGATCCCGCCGGAGATGGCAGCGATAGGGACCAACCCCGGCCCTACGTTCGCCAAGAACAGGAAAGATACAGCCGTGCTCGCCGGCTCCGGCGAGTGCCAGGCCATGAAGCGCTGGATCCCGGCGAGCTATCCCCCGTTCAGCTTCGTGTACTCGATCATGACGCGGGAGAACTGCCGCAGCATATGGGACCGGATCCTCAAGGGCTACGGCATCGTCCCCATCTGCACCAACTCTTCGTCGCCGGTGAGGTCCAACACGATCTCCGGATACGTGCAGCTGTCCGGTAACCGGCTGTCCGGAGAGATACCGCCAGAGATCGGGGCGATGCGGAACCTCAGCCTGCTCCACCTCGACAACAACCGGCTCACCGGGCGGCTGCCGACAGAGATCAGCCGGCTTCCTCTCGTCGTGCTGAACGTCTCGCGGAACATCATCTCAGGCGCGATCCCGTCGGAGATCGGCCGCATTCGGTGCCTCGAGATGATGGACCTGTCCTACAACAacttctccggcgagctgccgggGAGCCTGAGCCAGCTCACGGAGCTGAACAGGTTCAACGTGTCCTACAACCCACTTCTTTACGGTAACGTCCCGACCACCGGCCAGTTCGGCACCTTCGACGAGCAGTCCTTCCTCGGCGACCCACTCATCTCATTCCCGCGTGGCGCCGGCAAGCAACCACCACCGGAAGCTGCGGATGCTCCCGCCGTTCGAGGACGCGGCATGTCTCCAAAAACCATTGCGGTGTGGTTCCTGTTCTCACTCCTCGTCGCCTTCGTCGCCGGCGCCTTGGTGTTTTTCATGGCAAATCTCCGCGCACGGTTCCCCGTCGACCAGGAGCCGGACCCGGAGTCATTCTCGTGCGAGAACCCCAAGTGCGGCTCCGGCAAGTGCTCCTTGCAGCTGTCAacttcgtcgccgccgtccgggtcatcgtcgtcgtcgtccaccggGTGCTCCTCCGCAGAGGGAGTGAAGGTGTTCCAGCTCTGCAAGACGGCGTTCACCTACCGCGACATCGTGTCGGCCACGAGCAACTTCTCCGACGACCTGGTGATCGGGCGGGGCGGGTACGGCGTGGTCTACCGCGGCGTGCTCCCCGACGGCCGCACCGTGGCGGTGAAGAGGCTCGCGAGGCCGCGCGACGGCGACTGCGAGCGCGAGTTCCGCGCCGAGATGGAGGTGCTCGCTGACCGGATGGGGTCGGCGTGGCCGCACCCCAACCTCGTCACGCTCTACGGGTGGTGCCTGTCGGGCTCGGCCAAGATCCTCGTCTACGAGTACCTCGATGGCGGCAACCTGGAGGCGCTGATCCCCGACACGGCGGCGTTCGGGTGGGCGCGGCGGCTGGACACGGCGATCGGCGTGGCTCGGGCGCTCGTGTTCCTGCACCACGAGTGCCGCCCCGCGGTGGTGCACCGCGACGTGAAGGCCAGCAACGTGCTCCTGGACCGTGACGGGCGGGCCAAGGTGACGGACTTCGGGCTGGCTCGGGTGGTGCGCCCCGGCGACACGCACGTGAGCACGGTGGTGGCCGGGACGGTCGGGTACGTGGCCCCCGAGTACGGGCAGACGTGGCGCGCCACGACGAAGGGCGACGTGTACAGCTACGGCGTGCTCCTGATGGAGCTCGCCACGGGGCGGCGCGccgtggacggcggcgaggaggagtgCCTGGTGGAGTGGGCACGGCGGATGGACAAGGAAGGGTGGCGGTcgaggaaggaggcggcggcggccggcggcaccgTGTCGTGGGAGCTCCTGACGCTCGGCATGCGGTGCACGGCCGACGCGCCGCCGGAGCGGCCCGACATGCTGGAAGTGCTCGCCGCGCTGGTCGACGTCGCCAAGGCCGCCGGCGTGCGGCTCGAATTCACCTGA
- the LOC101759672 gene encoding uncharacterized protein LOC101759672, with translation MATRTLSVSSLASTAFASFPRPRRAPTAPPLPRLLGPRARASPLSTSSSSAAADDEDGVDTVEQLLHPRPPSASAPGAPRGRTDRLMKLQRRADDDAVPGPAGPGGRRRWFPYLDAFRPAVGGAELSSREVVEVLEPYILEPRRDRIRHAVDNRSYAVCLVVEGLSDFGNVSAAFRSADALGVQSVHVISCDSSKRYRDNRHVSMGAEKWLDIEIWNSPAECFSALKKRGYRIATTCLGTDSVCVYDMDWSQPTAIVVGNELRGISDDALELSDLHCSVPMKGMVDSFNVSVAAGILMHHAVCDRFSRLGHHGDLLPEENRILLAEFYMRHRESTATIVHEYAKRKAENFMARL, from the exons ATGGCGACCAGGACGCTATCCGTCTCCTCGCTCGCGTCCACCGCCTTCGCCTCCTTCCCGCGGCCCCGCAGAGCCCCAacggctcctcccctcccccgcctcctcggccctcgcgcccgcgcctcccctctctccacctcctcctcctccgccgccgccgatgacgaggacggcgtcgacaccgtcgagcagctcctccacccTCGCCCcccgtccgcctccgcccccggcGCCCCGCGTGGCCGGACCGACCGCCTCATGAAGCTGCAGCGCcgggccgacgacgacgcggttcccgggccggcggggcccggggggcggaggaggtggttCCCTTACCTGGACGCGTTCCGCCCCGCGGTGGGGGGCGCCGAGCTGTCCAGccgggaggtggtggaggtgctgGAGCCATACATCCTCGAGCCGCGGAGGGACCGGATCCGGCACGCCGTCGACAACCGGAGCTACGCTGTTTGTCTCGTGGTGGAGGGCCTCTCCGACTTCGGCAACGTCTCGGCCGCGTTCCGCTCAGCCGACGCGCTCGGCGTGCAGTCCGTGCACGTCATCTCCTGCGACAGCAGCAAAAG GTATAGAGACAACAGGCATGTCAGCATGGGTGCTGAAAAATGGCTTGACATAGAGATATGGAACTCTCCTGCAGAATGTTTCAGTGCATTAAAAAAGCGTGGTTATCGCATTGCAACCACTTGTTTGGGAACTGATTcg GTTTGTGTGTATGACATGGATTGGTCTCAACCAACGGCTATTGTTGTGGGCAATGAGCTAAG GGGTATAAGTGACGATGCTCTAGAGTTGTCTGACTTGCACTGTAGTGTTCCTATGAAAGGCATGGTGGATTCATTTAATGTATCTGTTGCAGCTGGAATCCTGATGCACCATGCTGTTTGTGATAGATTTTCCCGCCTT GGTCATCACGGTGATCTGTTACCAGAAGAAAATAGAATATTGCTTGCTGAAT